ATAAGTACAGGGTACCACGCCTACGCTTACGCTCACAAACGCTCATATGCTTTCTCTAAAACTGTCTTTGGACCacagttttgaaaatttaaaaaaaaaattgatatagctaaacaattttttttgattatcAATATCTTGTCATTCATTAAAAACGTATACGTAATGTAATCGCCGTTAGGTGGCGTCGTTAAAAAGTTGCTTCGCTTTCTTGGCTGACAAACGGGTATTTGATATCGATGgcatcgattttttttttttttttataaaaaatttaaaatttaagaacaaaaattactacaaaGTTTCACCAAATGAAAAGTTGGTCGTCAAAAGTCTCCGCTGatttaaaagtttcttttATCCCTTGACTTTGTAAGCTTGACTTAACTTGTTTACATACAGAGAAAAATTCGAGTATTTCGATGTTAAATCAAGAatgaacaataaaaaataatcggTAAGCGCAAATTTTcataacacacacacacatgcataaTTACATTTGTCATTGTTTGGCTCTGACGTCATTGTTTTTTATCTTGGCAGGTTTCTAGAGGCAGTGACCACAATCTTATATATTCGATACTATAGTTTAATAAAGTGTGTTAACAAAATAATGAGTGGTTTAGTGCTAGCTCCAAAAAAAGGAAGTAATACAAGTTTGATTCATTTCGTAGACGCATGGGTAAACATGTCTGTTCTCCTCGAAGCAAGTCAAACTTACCGTGGTCCATactatttcaaaatattaaaaaacatatatatatcaaGTGATTTAGTAttccttgttttaattttttttataatccaAAATTACTTAATAAATCCACGGCAACAAAAACTTCACATCCTTCCTTCACGTACTTACTAGGAAAATTTTTGTAGGTTAGGATCACCGGACTTAATCAGGTCATAATAAGTTCTGATAAGGTAATGGCCTTTTTAACGGAACAGACCAAAGTGTGcatcatttttgtatttagaCCACTGTACCAAGGTGAATGttgaaataacaaattttaaaccTAAGAGCACATCCTCTGCAAGAGCACAAATTCAGTTAATGCGCCCTGAAAATCAACTTCACGATAAACCAGAACAGAATAttagaactggaaaaggatttatgatttttccgagttttaaaaaaaattactcaCGAAGCGAACGGTATAATAGCGTAACAAATGTAGATAGAATATTAAAAGCGTTTATTAAAACCGttttaagcaaaaacaaaaacaatgtgTTTTTGAAAGTGAATAGTTTATTTTGAATCCCGTCCGTTTCCGCGGTTAACCCTATCTTTACGCGGCCATCAGCTACCTTAATTAACTTCCTGGAATTTTTGTTTATGGATAGGATAATCATATCTTCACAATTTGACAATCGGATTTGGGCAGATTTGGGTTTCAGACTATAGAAAATCAGACTCTACCTCTGTTTTTTCTGTCAGTCCTGATACCAGTATGTTTCTAACATGCCTTGTTTTAAGCATTTCCTTTTTGAAGGGTGGTTTCAATACTGCTCCAGGACCTTTTGATCTACCGATGACCATCGAAGACGGAGTACTAACCACATCTCTCTCATTTGCCGAAGTCCGTACTTATGGCAAGTTTGGGAAACCCTTTTCGATACCGAAGGGAACCACACTTTTACCCAACAACTTACATTCGTGGTATTTTAAGGGCGCTTTATCGCTACAGATTTTGGAGAACTCTTTTCCCTTTTGCTGGGTATTTTCATGGAGTCCcgcattatttttgttttgttgtttgttttcttgtaCAGGTTTTGGTCCCACGAGTATGCTGGAAGAGTATAGCTCACCAGGGCATAGCGTTCCACGGGAAGCACATTTAAAGTTGGAAGGTCGACCGGTCAACCGGAGTCGGCTCCTGTTCAAATACGCATCCCTCGTCATATGTTCTATCATCTTAAACTTCAGTGATTTAGTTCCAGAAGCAGTCTTCTAGCCGCCTGGCTACCATTAACGAGCAGACATGGCCGAGCCGAAATATGTCACGAGGAGAGTATAGTCGCACTATTACCAATATATTAATTACCGAGGTGACAATGTATCCGATTAGAGCTCCTGTGAATCCGTTGTACGACGTCCTCACAGTAtagcaaaaattataaatgacCAGAAGTAAATCACAGAAGAACGTTAAGTTACTTTGTCGTTTAAATTGAGTTTAAATAGActgcaatttaaaattttggtgagatgtaaaaatataacatgCGCATTTAATAACGAACCTTTAGTGAAAATTTGTCCTGTATTTATTTGTGGCGAAATCTTACGACCTTTTCCACTTCAAAACCCAACAGCCaagcataataaataaaaaatattttgcatagaccaataatttatttaaattcatttaaatattataatttatttatattattaattaaaaatacctcCTAACACACAAAAGAAggaattaataacattttaaagtgAGCAAAAAATGTTACTAGAGCCAGCAATGCATGTTTAGGTTTATTTGGTACTTGTATGCTTTTGATTTAAAGGATATTAGGAGAAAATTTTTGTTCATAATAACTTCTTGtgcttttacttttaataaattgataaatttTTGTAACTGATaacataaagaaaaataaatatagattgTGCCTatacaatataataatttcaacAACTTGCACTGTTTCTCACTTATATAATAGAACAAAGAATGAAATGCCTATACAGATTTGACCTAAAGGGCATCGGGTGTATCCGATGCATCGAAGACCACCATATGTTTATATGTCAATCAAACAGttatatttgagaaattacaGATATTATACAATTAGGGCGAGTTCACGCGATAAGCTGTGTAATTATTGCTTAAGGCAATGACATTCAttcaataatataaatttaaactaaCATAATTAAGAAACAGTTTATGTGATAACTACTCCCCTCTATTCTACTTACATAACACACActttatattgattttaattttgatctattttaaaatgctatacatacataaaagtTAATGTTTagttcaaaaattataatttttggatttgtttttaataacctATTATACTAAATTAAGTATTTGTAATCGTGATGATAGGtcgacaaaaaaatttaaaaaaaaaaacttaaaaatctACGAACCAAAACCAGAAAACAATCCTTCACAAAATAGTTTTCGGAAATCATAGTCAAAGTACCAAATACATCACTTCTTTGCTTAGTCAATTTCTTTCACTTGAGTTTTATCCGTTTCTGGGGCTATCAATGTCATGTTTGTGTGAGGGTCCAACTAATATAGGAGCTTATTAAAATGACTAGTAACTAACAAATCCGGTAAATTGCTTTTTATGACAACGAAAGCTCGGAAAGTGCTCAAACGTAGATTTTGAATTCTTCAGCAACGGTTTTGTCAAAACTATAACATGACGGAAAGTTATCTGGTAGGTAGTCATAAACTACAGATAAAGTCAAATCATGTTTCGTGGCGTTCGGTCATTCGTCAAGAAATTGTCTGGAATTTGAAGTTTTGGTTTAAATGAGATTGATAGCCCTAACGATTAAAGACAATTTAAGTGTTTAGTGTTAATTTCGACCTTAGGAGCAATAAATTGTCaataacatattattttaatggcactttttcttaaaactttttaagttaaaaatgcaaaatgtcgTTTTTTTCAAACTCTTTCATATATCTTAATTCGTATCGAAACAAATCaagatattaaaatataaatcgaAAAAGTCGGAAATTTGACACTTTTAACTTTAAACTTTGCCattgaataaatgtttgtGTCGATTTCGTGATATAGAACTAACGGAATCAATTGCTTAGCAGCGTTTAAtggatatttttttgtaaactaTTGCTGTAATAGATACGCAGAGAAATAGCTattgttaataataaaattaaacattctTAGGTTATCTGTAAcgttattttacattttaaattagtgtcaaattcttttaatatcgTTTGGAGCACATATAGGgttaaaaataggaaaatgaATGAAGGAAATGTAAGCACACGCacaaatcgaaataataaataatgcgagtatataaattgttttcatgtttatgaatatttattcGCCACCTTAGAGTCTCATTATTTTAATAGTTGATGGGCCCTTTGATTTGCAACAGCTATTCTAGCTTCATTAGATTCACCCTGGAAAAAAAAGAGaaggatttttttatttagtttagaTTTAATAAAACCAAACATATTTCATTAATGACGACATGCACATGTAATTTTTAACAGTATCGCTATCCAAGTCGTTCTAGCCTTGCCCGCCTGTCTgcttaatgcatttttttataattaaacacCTAGTCGCAGCTTTCCAGAATCCTATATAAATCCGACTTAGGAAGCAGTAGTTACAAAATATGGCTTCTAGAACATAAGCATATTTATGGCACTTCACCACTGATTTCAATCGCGTTCAAATGTCATTGATATGAGGCGAAGGCCAATTATATGCTAATTCTGCCAAAACTGCCGTTTCTAACTATTATTACAGTGCTAGAGAAAGGTATTGTTGGTCGTAAAGCACTTTTAGTTTATCAATGGATTTTTGTCTACTTTTTTCACGcctaaaattgtaaaaaacaatcggtcaaaaatatttataaatatgctGATAGTGTCAAAATGACAAAGTTTAGGGAtgtataaaagtaaattgatttttttaattatcaataTCTATCTCTTGAAAAAGTCAAAAATTGTCGTAAAGAGGCAAACAACAAAGCCACGCTCTTAAACTCCTTAAACGGTCGCAGTAGGCCAAATTACTTTCTGTAAAATCTTTTctactaataaaaaatatagctCATATAAATTCTTGTTACAAAATACAACAAACATTATTCTCTCGATATATACTTTCCgacaaatctagtatacccttttactcatGAACAAAGAATGACATTTTTATTACTCTAAGTACATTGCCTACTCATAAATGTACATAATGAACTAAAACTGCAACTTACCTTTCGATTAATTCTGTCAATTTGACGGTTTTGATTTTCTAGCTCAGAGCCCATATCAAGTGCCATATTGCGGAGGTTGCCTATCATTGTGTTTACTTGACCCATGTTTTCTTCCATTTCGTCCTCTCTAGCATCATTCGTTATcctaataaatatatgtatttttattgcatttgatAGATACTTGAAGAGAGAAATGTTAAATTGTGTTCGGGGATTATGTAATAGGTAGAAAGAAGTGTTGATTAGCAACACTAGTCGTGTCGATATatccatgtctgtctgtcggTGTGAACGCTGTCATCTCGGATTAGTACAATATCTAGAGAGTTAAGCTGTGGATCCTACAAATTATGTACAGAACAATTTGCAActgagatatatttaaatttcaaaaacttttcaaCTTTACTGCATACAAAAGTCAATAAATCTTTATATGAAATGTGTGTTTcgtgtaaaaacaaaaaataagttcTTAAAAAGGAGTCATATTAAAAGCATATGAGAAACTTTGTATTCTAAGCAGCTCATTTTCAAAGATTCATACCCGCACATCCCGGAGCTTTCATGACATCGTTTCTGTGGTTTCAGAATTTACTTAAATTACTAGTTTAAAGTTTGTATGTATTACTATTTTCTCCGAAGATTAATATTCTGTATACATGGCAAACAGCCCTTGCGGATAAATTTTCACATGTGAGCacacataaaaaatgtataaacagAACTTTGTATCGACGATAGGTGGCTCGAAATGATCACACTCAAActcttttttattgatttaaaaacatttttttttttaaacacctAATTTAGTGAAACGGATTTTGCTTTAGATAGTAATTAGGATCTTTGATGTATacgatttaataaaaacacgtataaaaactcaaaaaacagttttaaatagccaatttttcaattgaacaTTAAATCacatattacaaatttatatcAAAACCTTAAATCGGCGATAAGGAAAGTGGTCATagacaaactgtttattataattataaacaaaCTAATCATAACTAATAACttctttgttatttataaaagttttaatattACCTGCCGATATATCCCGCCTGTGCCATCATTCCATTTCTATCATCCATGACTCTTTGCGGTTGGTTATTTACAACTTTTCCGTCATCGTTACCTTTCCAAGTACCATCATCCTCTTTGAATGATTGACTTCTgcaataatacacatatattgtaaaaatcaTGAGTTAAGTGACGGCTTATACAGGAGAGCTCTGTGGTTTGGGAATATTacataattttgaaaatgaaacagTCTCGGAAGTATACCCCTACATAAAACCGTTTTTAatgccattttttttaagttaaagaCTATTGAATATTGCCAACCaactgacaaaacaaaagtttaatATACTCATAATTTGAACTTACTTCATGAAAACTTTTGAATTAATCGAAAGGTACTTTAAATGCAGTTTGAATGatacaaaacttttttttaacccattcagtaattattgaaaaaggcaaatctgtgtaaaaatctactttttaaattttgtaataaACTATATTGTTTTCCCACCtattttccgatcgctcctatgacagctatatgatatagtcttccgattttgataaaattttattcgaaattcagaattaaataaaaaatgttatttccaagctaagatataatttttaaaaaaaaatttacccGATATTCAatagctataagatatagttgtccgatccagctggttccgacttatatactacctgcaataagaaaaagacttttgggaaagtttcagctttaaaactgaaagactagtttgcgcagaaacggacagacagacggacggacaggcggacatggctatatcgactcgtctagtgacgctgatcaagaatatatatactttatgtggtTGGAAACGTCTCGCAAGGGTAGAACAAACAAGATATGAATTTTTCAtcactttaaaactaaattctaattttgtgtatttttatagacaaaaattttgtaaatcacTCAAGGAAAAAACTACGAGTTTGTTTTAGAAAAACCCGACTGCTAGCACAATCCACGCCCATGAACAGGAAAGCAACTGATGTGCCagtgaaaaggaaattttctggaaaatactCGTACATGGgtcgaaatataaattaagcGACCTGTTTGATCTGTAGTATTTCCATAACTTATCTAAATATGAGAAACATTCATTCATTACTGAAGTAGAAGGATATATAGCTCTAACGCggacatattatattatataagatACATCTATTCAATTAGATTTTTGAATTCAAGTTTAGAGAAACCATCCAGCTACACGGAcgacaaagattttaaaattctgaGTACTAAAATTCAGGGAGAATAATCTAAGCAAATGCGTAGGAGAGGTGTTTTTCCTTACGATTAATAAgacagttttgaaaaatttgacaATAAccagcttcctgacattgatagtttttaTGAATCTCTCAGTGAAGAAAACTGTGGTATAGATGATAACAATTTTGCCAAAAAGGTTTGGAAATCGTTCGATTGTAATGACCATACCGCTTTcagaatttacatttttaagtaatgatcaattagaattgttcgattataaaaatatttctgtttagggaaatgtaggatatatattagaagtTGATTTATAATAGCCTACTGATCGACATGATATAcataactacttgtttttgtGTGCAGAAAATGAAGTTTCTCCTGGAATGGTTTTGGTATGGAAGATATTTTTCGTAGtcatacattttcttaaaaaactaaaataaaaatcaacaaacaaatcattaatgaaacaaaaattataaagcatcATCAAGTAATTCGAAGACAGATGTAAGCAAACTCGACCTATCTTTTTTATGAAGGTGTCTCTGTCCTGTTAAAAATGGATCTGAACGCATGACATCTGTGTTTGTTAAAGTACGAGAAACTTTCCGACTGTGTTTGGTTTGTCCACTAgtattcctattttttttgccaaattcTTCCTGAATTTGTTTCCCCCTGTTCAATACTTGCATATGAAATACGTACAAAGTAATCAAAGAAGCGTGTATAAGAATGTAGTGGAGATAAGCCAAATTCGTAAAATCTTGGGCGAACTTCTTttctctttaaatttaaataaatataaatataataattatagcaCTTGAACGGATACACTTAGGAAAACTCCCGTTCGACACTGTATTCAGAAATTAAACGCCTTTAATACCTTCATTTATATTTGACAGAACAATACATCACGCCGGACAGCTAAGAAAAGCATGGTACCATTTAACAAATCAATCGTATCACCTCTGAAAGCAGAACTCCTTCAAGACCAAGAGTACTGTTCGATTGTTTTCCCAGAAGCCTCCCAGGAGTTTGCCAGCATTAAAACTTCCGCAAGAAATACATTCGAACGTTTGCTGAAGTAAGGAgttcgaaaaaaaaacacacgAAAAGAAAAACCCTTCTAGTCCTTCCTTTTCCTTCTTTATATGATGAAGGTAAATTAAGTTCGGCatgccgaagtttgtatacccttgcagtttgtaacgaactgatttgtttgctttctgctcgctacaagattcgtgcggctagctcagtagattgtgtgtgttcgtcccaccaaatttatataaacgtgaccgcccagtagttcagagagaaagcacagaattcactcctctcgacacacgaccgcctgtcctttgctctgtcccggattgaccgctcagatcgtgcggacagtcaaggcaaaACGTCAGGAacctgcctcgctcttcacttctcttctacgccttgtgtaaacgaacggtcaaccctagcctcaccctttcgcttgcTGTCCTGCGGGCttgattctccttgcgtggctgttgcggtgtggtgtcctgcttgctggtggcggtgtcctgcgaactactcctgactgggtggctgtgcgtagcgtgacttctgtgttgggttcgtgggcatacgccaatccgggacttctctcctttctggctcgttactctcggggttccgtcgcgccgctccgggacttcacaaatcggaaccgtaggctctcctgaaAAATTCCACTCAAAACCGTAtcggtcgaccgctctcccttctggctgatcgcgccaggacctgcccaACTCCACTTgccgcacggggctcacgccaggacccgccaaagtagtgcttgagGCGAGGTAcattggggttcgacaggcttaacCCCGATTTATTTTCgacggccttcactgctccaggtctggtagaccctccaagacttcgtcggcaggaatGAGCAAACCGCCTTgtcttagccgtgtggtgcccctttagacctcagccacctgtgcctcagttcggagatttcgtgtaatcccaatcccgaatgtctcgacgtgacaatcttgctcttTGTagtctcccacggcgctgatttcgacgactcgccttgtggtGGCTCTCTTGTACTTTGCTtagttggttttctgttctcttggtatttgatcgactgcttgtcttaacgcttcgactcttctcctgactgaccgtaatcgatTCATCCTGCTGCCAGTGCTTGGCGGGATTTTATAGGCCCTTCGGGAACCGTACGGccctctccacatcgggtccaaagtccatggccctagtttgaccctcttgtccttcatgcgctgcttctcgccgatgtccagcctgatgctgatttccgtgacgcatatggcatgcttgtgtgccgctccgctgccgagatgtggcacctt
This window of the Drosophila biarmipes strain raj3 chromosome 3L, RU_DBia_V1.1, whole genome shotgun sequence genome carries:
- the LOC108027473 gene encoding synaptosomal-associated protein 25 isoform X2; amino-acid sequence: MHAMPADPSEEMATPQVPKTELEELQISAQGVADESLESTRRMLALCEESAEVGMRSIVMLDEQGEQLDRIEEGMDQINADMREAEKNLSGMEKCCGICVLPCNKSQSFKEDDGTWKGNDDGKVVNNQPQRVMDDRNGMMAQAGYIGRITNDAREDEMEENMGQVNTMIGNLRNMALDMGSELENQNRQIDRINRKGESNEARIAVANQRAHQLLK
- the LOC108027473 gene encoding synaptosomal-associated protein 25 isoform X1, producing MHAMPADPSEEMATPQVPKTELEELQISAQGVADESLESTRRMLALCEESKEAGIRTLVALDDQGEQLDRIEEGMDQINADMREAEKNLSGMEKCCGICVLPCNKSQSFKEDDGTWKGNDDGKVVNNQPQRVMDDRNGMMAQAGYIGRITNDAREDEMEENMGQVNTMIGNLRNMALDMGSELENQNRQIDRINRKGESNEARIAVANQRAHQLLK
- the LOC108027473 gene encoding synaptosomal-associated protein 25 isoform X3, whose protein sequence is MPADPSEEMATPQVPKTELEELQISAQGVADESLESTRRMLALCEESKEAGIRTLVALDDQGEQLDRIEEGMDQINADMREAEKNLSGMEKCCGICVLPCNKSQSFKEDDGTWKGNDDGKVVNNQPQRVMDDRNGMMAQAGYIGRITNDAREDEMEENMGQVNTMIGNLRNMALDMGSELENQNRQIDRINRKGESNEARIAVANQRAHQLLK
- the LOC108027473 gene encoding synaptosomal-associated protein 25 isoform X4, with amino-acid sequence MIKESAEVGMRSIVMLDEQGEQLDRIEEGMDQINADMREAEKNLSGMEKCCGICVLPCNKSQSFKEDDGTWKGNDDGKVVNNQPQRVMDDRNGMMAQAGYIGRITNDAREDEMEENMGQVNTMIGNLRNMALDMGSELENQNRQIDRINRKGESNEARIAVANQRAHQLLK
- the LOC108027473 gene encoding synaptosomal-associated protein 25 isoform X7, whose translation is MDQINADMREAEKNLSGMEKCCGICVLPCNKSQSFKEDDGTWKGNDDGKVVNNQPQRVMDDRNGMMAQAGYIGRITNDAREDEMEENMGQVNTMIGNLRNMALDMGSELENQNRQIDRINRKGESNEARIAVANQRAHQLLK